Below is a window of Camelina sativa cultivar DH55 chromosome 11, Cs, whole genome shotgun sequence DNA.
GTTGTTCATGTGGGCAGATGGGTTCACACATGAAGAAAGCTGTGTTTGATGAGCAAACGGCAAAAGCCTTGAAGAAATGGCACATGACTGTGAAGAAGAAAGGCAAAACGAGAAAGCCACCAACAGAGACCCTTGGAGGTTCTGACAGTGTCAGCACCTCTACCTCAGCCTTTCACGCATCTGGAGCTACTTTACTCCGCTCCAAGACCACAGGTCACTCGACAGCCTCTTACATGAGTAACCTGTGGTCATTAACTCCTGTACGGATAGAAGGACAAACTATCGTCAGGGTTGGTGATCAGCCCACAGAGATGGAAGATGATGGAGATATAAGTCCTGGAAACCAATTCTCCTTTGTGAAGCCTGTTCCTGGTAATGATATTGGTTGATATTCAAAACGAATGCAGAACAAGTTCCACCATCCGGGTCTTTGTTTTCTATTACCTGTATGCCAAAAATTGCTTTGCCAAGTGTTACCGACTAGGATTTCTGTAGAGGTTGTATGCTAGAGCTCTTACATATCCAGAGAAAAAGTAAAGAGCTACATAACAGGTCGGCCCAAAAACTAGAATAGTTTACTGGCTTTGTTTGTATTACATCGTGCAACTGACTATTACTACCAGAATCTATCACAAAACAAGAAACGagtttttgataaatttgtaTAATCAAACCGCTGATCTTCCACAATACTTGATATAAAGGGACTTACTTAGGTTCTTCCTCGTCATCACTGTCACCTCCAAACATGGAGGCCATCTTCATCGCTAAATTTGCAGCTATTTCCCTTCTCTGGAAATCAGGCATCAATCGCAAATTGTCCCGGATGTTTCCTATTTCTGACATCAACTGTTCCACGTCTTCAAACTCAtaacatttctcattttctgtgTCCAAAGGTTTTTCATCTGTTACTATTGCTCTTTCAGTGTCATTCTGCAGCTCTAACCTTGGCCGTGACAGCTGCAACTCTTCATCTACAACTTCATTCATTTTTACCATATTATTTTCTACATGGAGGTTTTCCTGTGAAGTGGATCCACCAGCATCTGCATATGAATGCGTTCCACTTGCAGAAACCCATCTTTCGTCGATATTCTCCCATGGGTCGCCTGAGCCTGCTGATAGCACTTCATACTCCAATTCGtattcagattcttcttctgacAACTCTGNNNNNNNNNNNNNNNNNNNNNNNNNNNNNNNNNNNNNNNNNNNNNNNNNNNNNNNNNNNNNNNNNNNNNNNNNNNNNNNNNNNNNNNNNNNNNNNNNNNNNNNNNNNNNNNNNNNNNNNNNNNNNNNNNNNNNNNNNNNNNNNNNNNNNNNNNNNNNNNNNNNNNNNNNNNNNNNNNNNNNNNNNNNNNNNNNNNNNNNNNNNNNNNNNNNNNNNNNNNNNNNNNNNNNNNNNNNNNNNNNNNNNNNNNNNNNNNNNNNNNNNNNNNNNNNNNNNNNNNNNNNNNNNNNNNNNNNNNNNNNNNNNNNNNNNNNNNNNNNNNNNNNNNNNNNNNNNNNNNNNNNNNNNNNNNNNNNNNNNNNNNNNNNNNNNNNNNNNNNNNNNNNNNNNNNNNNNNNNNNNNNNNNNNNNNNNNNNNNNNNNNNNNNNNNNNNNNNNNNNNNNNNNNNNNNNNNNNNNNNNNNNNNNNNNNNNNNNNNNNNNNNNNNNNNNNNNNNNNNNNNNNNNNNNNNNNNNNNNNNNNNNNNNNNNNNNNNNNNNNNNNNNNNNNNNNNNNNNNNNNNNNNNNNNNNNNNNNNNNNNNNNNNNNNNNNNNNNNNNNNNNNNNNNNNNNNNNNNNNNNNNNNNNNNNNNNNNNNNNNNNNNNNNNNNNNNNNNNNNNNNNNNNNNNNNNNNNNNNNNNNNNNNNNNNNNNNNNNNNNNNNNNNNNNNNNNNNNNNNNNNNNNNNNNNNNNNNNNNNNNNNNNNNNNNNNNNNNNNNNNNNNNNNNNNNNNNNNNNNNNNNNNNNNNNNNNNNNNNNNNNNNNNNNNNNNNNNNNNNNNNNNNNNNNNNNNNNNNNNNNNNNNNNNNNNNNNNNNNNNNNNNNNNNNNNNNNNNNNNNNNNNNNNNNNNNNNNNNNNNNNNNNNNNNNNNNNNNNNNNNNNNNNNNNNNNNNNNNNNNNNNNNNNNNNNNNNNNNNNNNNNNNNNNNNNNNNNNNNNNNNNNNNNNNNNNNNNNNNNNNNNNNNNNNNNNNNNNNNNNNNNNNNNNNNNNNNNNNNNNNNNNNNNNNNNNNNNNNNNNNNNNNNNNNNNNNNNNNNNNNNNNNNNNNNNNNNNNNNNNNNNNNNNNNNNNNNNNNNNNNNNNNNNNNNNNNNNNNNNNNNNNNNNNNNNNNNNNNNNNNNNNNNNNNNNNNNNNNNNNNNNNNNNNNNNNNNNNNNNNNNNNNNNNNNNNNNNNNNNNNNNNNNNNNNNNNNNNNNNNNNNNNNNNNNNNNNNNNNNNNNNNNNNNNNNNNNNNNNNNNNNNNNNNNNNNNNNNNNNNNNNNNNNNNNNNNNNNNNNNNNNNNNNNNNNNNNNNNNNNNNNNNNNNNNNNNNNNNNNNNNNNNNNNNNNNNNNNNNNNNNNNNNNNNNNNNNNNNNNNNNNNNNNNNNNNNNNNNNNNNNNNNNNNNNNNNNNNNNNNNNNNNNNNNNNNNNNNNNNNNNNNNNNNNNNNNNNNNNNNNNNNNNNNNNNNNNNNNNNNNNNNNNNNNNNNNNNNNNNNNNNNNNNNNNNNNNNNNNNNNNNNNNAACTTATTCAGGAATTGGGTACACACATCCATACCCATGAACTTCTGTTTGAGATGATGGCTCCGATGAATCCTCAAATTCCACAGAGAGCAATCCTGtgatcacataatttttttgatctCCCGTCAAATGGATAAAAaaggaaaccctagattttgGTAAAGCAGAGGAATCGGATCCAAAGGGGAGAAGGGTGCGCTTACGAGAGAGGAGGGTGCGCTTGCCGACGCCAGATGATCCGACGACCAAAACTCCCGGTCGGCTTTCCATCAACTTGGATCCAGTGATCTAGATTCGAGCGACCAGCTTGAGATGTAAATTACCAGGGCGCctgaataaaattaaactatatgATACCCCCAGCAGTACCACTTTTAGTTTCGTAGTAAGAAAGAGGAGCAATAGCCACACAAGGGaattgtttcatttctttttatattttactattaaattcTGGGAGGCGAATCCCAAAATTAATAAAGCAAAATACAGTATGCTGCTGCTGGTGCCCTGAATCTTAAAACAGTTTTGTGTCCATAAATAGATGCATATCCTAATCCTATGggtgtttagttttgagttcTCCAAAAATAGACattattatcaacaacaaaagaaaaaatacaacatagcggaaacaaaattttccaaacTGATCCAATTTGTCTTCACTTAACCACAAATGCCTAAAACTGCATAGACATTTAGAAACCCAACTCACGTGAAGTTTAGTTACACTACTTGGCGGCAGAGTTGGCTTTCTCGGCATGTGGGGCTGAGGGAAACACAAAGACACTTGAAGCAACCGCAGATGGCTGAAACTCAGCAGAATATCGCACTGATGTCAAAGTTATCTTGGGGAGTTGCTGTTCACCGCAAGTCAGAGGCACTAGCTTATAACTTAAGACGTGTTCTGACTTGGGAAGGACTGACACCGTATTGCTGTGAGACCCAGACAGGACAAAACTCTGTGCATCAGCCATAGCAAATTTTGCTTCTTGCAGCAACTGTGTCTGGTTGCAGATTCTAACGGCGCAAGTGAATGGTTCTCCAAGAATGGCATATGGAGGACAGTTCAAACTCATTACCAGTGGTGATGCCTCCACATTTACTTCAGGAAGTTTGTGCTTTGTTGAAACACATGCCTCTGTTATGTTACCTCCCTCTCTCCTCCACTTTAAATGTACTGATCCCAAACCAAGCTTTGAAGTTCTCGTCGTTGGTATGACTGTGAAAACCTTTTTGAACTCTTCCCCTGGCGCAAGATTAGCAGAGCTCGGGGAATCTCCACCCTGCTGAATCAAACATGAAGTTTCCCCCTGCTCATCATCAAATTTAATGGACATGGACACCAGTTTCAGCGCTATCTCTGAGCAATTTTTGGCACTGACAACTAACACACTTTTTTCGTTCAGTGGCAGAGAAGACATGTCTTCAGAATCAGGGGCTGGCTTGATCCTATTGAGCAATAGGTGATCCCGTCTATATGGCAACATAAACCGATTGCTTATTAAAAGAGGCATCTTCCCTTCGATCTGCAAGCTCTTGTGAATGTGAACTTTTTGGGTATTAGCTTCACTGCCATGTGGTAAGTAACCCAAAGACACAAAAAGCATGACAGGCTTAGGTCTATGCCACTTGATTTCTAGTTTGCACGTCCATGATTCCCCTTCCTTCAGGTCTGGAACAGAAACCAGCCCAAAAGATTGCTGAATTTTCTTTATGTTTCCTgtttcagattcagattcatcGTTGCCCTCTGCCCCATCAATTCCACAGATTTCAACATGATGGCTTTCTAGAGAAAACGGTTCTGTTTCTCTTGGGCTAAACAAACCACCACCACCCACATCAACTAAATTAATCTTCAATTCACCATTGTATACGGCATGACCCTTTGAAGTTACGACAATAGGCATTGTAAAATCTTCTCCAACTAAGGCAGGACCAGAAGCACCTAGACTAACGTCCACCTGTGGTTCAGGTTCATCAACTTGAGTAGCTTTCTGGCCAAATACTGCAAGAACTGGGTCCTTTGTTGGCAGAGATTCCACACGATTCTCATGCTTCCAGAGAGACAAATCCTCCATTGCAGCAGGACTCTCGGCTCTTGATGAGATTGTGAAAAGAGGGCCCAATTTTGCGAGCACTGAAAGACACTCAAGCTTGCCACTTTGCTCTgcatatgaaacaaagaaatgcgTGAAAAGTTAGGCAGCCGAGAAACCATTTTGCTTCTGTTTTCATTATATAGATACAAGTTCTGTAGCATCAGTTTTGCTAACTGGTAACTAAGAATACGAACACGTCCAAACCAGTTTTGAATTTCAATGAATAAACTGCAATGCAAGTGTGTGACAAACAACAACACCCTTATAATTAAATCACACTAACCAGAATTGATTGCATATGTCAACCTTAACCAATTATTTGGCACGAGCACCAGCGATGGCTCATTCTCCACTTGGCTACCACTTTCCACAGTGTTAGACGAAGAAGCCCACAGAGGCCTCTGGGAATTTCTGATGACAAAGTTGCACGTAGATTGATTGAACTGAACTTCTAGATGATCTATTTCAACTGGAATAGGTAGATGAGAAAGCAGTGACAATGTAATAGAGCACATAGCGTGAGGCTTGATTATTTGCTCGTGAAAAGCAACTGAAGCTAGGAGAACAGGTCTGAGAGGACTGACAAGATCAATCTCAAGATGAAGAGGGCTATCAGTGGCTAAATTGA
It encodes the following:
- the LOC104727449 gene encoding trafficking protein particle complex subunit 11, whose amino-acid sequence is MEEYPEELRTPPVSLVALFGYSELQASITKHLHSQQPPINALAFPDLSHISLLLAHDDQISRASSFRDPLSVSDSSPTVPSRCGGILKRDWLLKHRTKVPALVAAFFPSHHIFGDPTQWLQVCSDLDSLKSVIRPKNIKLVVVVVQSSPQEELSEDRLVALRKRAELDSKYVLFFNSSIDSELSVSLSRIASAFAELALAYYKEEGRRIKSRVERRSSNSPDLNVRYCFKVAVYAEFRRDWGEALKFYEDAYHSLHEMIGTSTRLPAIQRLVEIKTIAEQLHFKISTLLLHGGKLIEAVTWFHQHKASYEKVVGSTEFIFLHWDWMSRQFLVFAELLETSSATVQSFSSLNQETADISLTEFEFYPAYYFQLAAHYLKDKKCALELLLSMSETAQEIDSCSESITPSLYVGQFAQLCETREEKGESLTLHSITDEEYTRFTISEAKRFQDSYEIIAWLKRSYDSFTNLKARRMAALCAFEVAREYFDLADLNNAKFFFNIAASLFRQEGWVTLLWEVLGYLRECSRNLGALKDFVELSLEMVTLPVTSYDDSGNLRNKNYGPGGPATFSRRESIHREIFTLVCPEAELLSSTGGSGFNLATDSPLHLEIDLVSPLRPVLLASVAFHEQIIKPHAMCSITLSLLSHLPIPVEIDHLEVQFNQSTCNFVIRNSQRPLWASSSNTVESGSQVENEPSLVLVPNNWLRLTYAINSEQSGKLECLSVLAKLGPLFTISSRAESPAAMEDLSLWKHENRVESLPTKDPVLAVFGQKATQVDEPEPQVDVSLGASGPALVGEDFTMPIVVTSKGHAVYNGELKINLVDVGGGGLFSPRETEPFSLESHHVEICGIDGAEGNDESESETGNIKKIQQSFGLVSVPDLKEGESWTCKLEIKWHRPKPVMLFVSLGYLPHGSEANTQKVHIHKSLQIEGKMPLLISNRFMLPYRRDHLLLNRIKPAPDSEDMSSLPLNEKSVLVVSAKNCSEIALKLVSMSIKFDDEQGETSCLIQQGGDSPSSANLAPGEEFKKVFTVIPTTRTSKLGLGSVHLKWRREGGNITEACVSTKHKLPEVNVEASPLVMSLNCPPYAILGEPFTCAVRICNQTQLLQEAKFAMADAQSFVLSGSHSNTVSVLPKSEHVLSYKLVPLTCGEQQLPKITLTSVRYSAEFQPSAVASSVFVFPSAPHAEKANSAAK